Within the Bacteroidota bacterium genome, the region GAGAGGAGGCTTCTGCCCCCGGCCGCGTTCCGATGCCCTCCGCCTCCGAAGAGCTTCGCCCACTCGTTTACGGGATAAGTAGTCTTGGAGCGGAAGCTGAGCCGGATGTAGTCCGGATGCTCAACCATGAGCACCGTGGCCTCCACGCCCCGCAGGGACAGTCCGTAGTTCACGAAGCCCTCAATATCTGCGTAATCGGCCCCCGTTTCCTCCAACATCCAGCGCCGCACAGCTAGAAGCGAAAACCTACCGCCCTTGTGCACTTCGACGCTTCCGAGCACATGGCCTAGCAGACGCAACGTCTCCGGCCGCTGCTGATCGAAGATGCGCTCGTGGATCGCAGCCGGCCTGCAGCCCCGTCGCAGAAGCTCGGCCGCGATTTCGTGCACGCGCGGGGTTACGGAATCGTATCGAAAGGAACCTGTATCGGTCATAAGGCCTGTATACAAGGCGGTAGCACAAGCCTGATCGATGCGATCCGGATCCCAGGCCTCTAACACATCAAAGACGAGTTCGCACGTGGCCGCGGCCTCAGACCGGATGTAGGCGGCCTGGAAGAAGGGCTCCGGATCCAGGTGATGATCGATCACCACCTTGCCGGCGGGGCTCGTCCGCACGGGCTCGGCTAGCTCCTCCAGCCTGTGAAGCGCGTTGACGTCCAAGACCACAATCAGGTCGGCCTCGCGGACGGCCATCTGCTCCTCTGGCTCGCCCCTGTAACGCTCCAACGGGAAAAACGCTCCCAACCAGGATAGGTTCGGAGGGGGATCGTCGCAGTTTAGAATGCGCACGTGCTTTCCCAGGGAACGCAGAAACAGGGCCAGCCCCACCTCCGAGCC harbors:
- a CDS encoding bifunctional oligoribonuclease/PAP phosphatase NrnA, producing the protein MPDEALRRVRALLEQARSLLLTTHVRPDGDALGSEVGLALFLRSLGKHVRILNCDDPPPNLSWLGAFFPLERYRGEPEEQMAVREADLIVVLDVNALHRLEELAEPVRTSPAGKVVIDHHLDPEPFFQAAYIRSEAAATCELVFDVLEAWDPDRIDQACATALYTGLMTDTGSFRYDSVTPRVHEIAAELLRRGCRPAAIHERIFDQQRPETLRLLGHVLGSVEVHKGGRFSLLAVRRWMLEETGADYADIEGFVNYGLSLRGVEATVLMVEHPDYIRLSFRSKTTYPVNEWAKLFGGGGHRNAAGGRSLLSWEATRQRLLETFALFEPQPASGDLGQS